Proteins encoded together in one Marispirochaeta sp. window:
- a CDS encoding alpha/beta hydrolase, producing MTYDEKMKIAEQLRSSSVVQTNLTPEMEAYLERVDRKEAAIPTREGDSRVIMVYPRISRESYPLFINMHGGGFVRGYEKRDTVFSSFLAASLGCKVIDIDYRLAPEYPFPAGLNECYDVVKWAFDNSDTLNVDTDKIALGGHSAGGNFTAAIALMANQTKDFSLCLQIMDYPLLDGATDPADKVGPDSLLPVERMRSFSCLYMGDEEDYSNPFFSLVCATPKMLAGLPPALIITAGKDCLRDEAEKYAMMLVRAGVEVRMRCFLESDHGFIVHGLAEHREARELIISALEEAFK from the coding sequence GCTGCGCAGCTCTTCTGTGGTCCAGACAAACCTGACACCGGAAATGGAAGCCTATCTTGAACGCGTGGACCGGAAAGAAGCCGCCATACCAACACGGGAGGGAGATTCCAGAGTCATCATGGTATACCCCCGTATCAGCAGGGAGTCCTATCCCCTTTTCATCAATATGCACGGCGGAGGTTTTGTCCGGGGTTACGAAAAACGGGACACCGTATTCTCCTCATTTCTTGCGGCCAGTCTCGGCTGCAAGGTCATTGACATCGATTACCGCCTGGCTCCGGAATATCCTTTTCCGGCCGGGCTCAATGAATGTTACGATGTTGTAAAATGGGCTTTTGACAATTCGGACACACTCAATGTTGACACAGACAAAATAGCCTTGGGAGGCCACAGCGCCGGCGGAAACTTCACCGCAGCCATCGCCCTCATGGCAAACCAGACAAAGGATTTTTCCCTCTGCCTGCAGATAATGGACTACCCTTTACTTGATGGCGCAACTGATCCCGCCGATAAAGTGGGACCGGACAGCCTGCTTCCGGTGGAACGAATGCGCTCCTTTTCCTGTCTCTACATGGGGGATGAGGAGGATTACTCCAACCCTTTTTTCTCCCTTGTCTGCGCGACCCCGAAGATGCTTGCAGGACTCCCTCCGGCCCTGATAATAACCGCCGGTAAGGACTGCCTCAGGGATGAAGCGGAAAAGTATGCCATGATGCTGGTCAGGGCGGGGGTGGAAGTCAGAATGCGCTGTTTTCTTGAAAGCGACCATGGATTCATAGTCCATGGGCTTGCGGAACACAGGGAAGCCCGGGAACTGATTATTAGCGCCCTTGAAGAGGCGTTTAAATAA